Below is a genomic region from Parus major isolate Abel chromosome 19, Parus_major1.1, whole genome shotgun sequence.
CTTAGCCACATACAGAGCAGGGGTTGGACAGATGTGTACACTCTATTTCAGCAGTGAGTCTGGCGCTGCCATAGCCTCTCCTGGCTGTACCACAGTGCCCAGACCCAGACGTCCTTTGCCCCTTCACCCTAAGGTCCATGGAAGTAACTTGGAAAAGCAAGCTTGGCTGCAGGTGGCTACTGGCCTCTCCCTAGCAGACCAGAAAGGGGGAAGCAGGAAACTCCACTCCTCCAGTTGGCTGTGAAGCTTCCCCCAGCAAATACCAGAAACAGCCCACTAAGACTCTCTGACAGCAAAAATGAACAGTTTGGACAGGGACAATCAGAAGTGGATCAGTCCAACTCCACAGCTCAATTCCATACTTCTCCACTTCATGTCAGTGCTCAGAGGCGAGCACTGCTCTTCCCCATACCGGCAGCTCACAGAACCAGCAATGTTCCAGCTACTGTACAGCCTTGGAGTATTTCCCCAGGTTGAAGGGAGCTCAGCCAGACCCACCTTGAAACTCCAGAAGGAGGGAGGAGTTGGCAGAGGTGTCAGCTGGGAAGCCATTGGGTTCTCGGGCTGTGCTGCTACTCGATTTGGATTTCTCTTTCTTGAGGAGAGAAAGCACAAACACAATGTCAGAGGAACACACGCTGCTCCAGAGGAAACATTCCCCTTTCTGTCTCCAGAAGCCCAGAGCGATGTGCACAACCTGGCCTTTTCCCTTGGCTTTGGGAGCACATTCCTACGTGAGAAGCAAAATTCCATCTACAAAAGGACTGGGAATcaggaaagagaggaggagaTGACGGTCGTCCAGCAATGATACCGAGTAAAGCAAGTCCTTAGAGAAGTCAAGCGGAGAGtctgggggagggggggaggtTCAAGAGAGCTCAGAGGGCTCAGCAGAGGCTCGATAGTTTGGGGGGGGCTCAGGTTAACTGAAGGGGCTTGTTGGGGCGGGGGGTGGATCAAGAAGGCTTGACAGGGTTTCATAGGACTTCAGAAGGGACTCGGTGGGCTTCGGCTGTGTTCGGGGGTCAGCTTGGGAAAGGATCAAGGGCTTGGGGGGGCTCAGGGGATCTGGAAAGGGCAAGAAAGGCTCAGTGGAGCCTCAAGGGTGCTcggcagagctgggagggctCAGCGGGGATGACTCGGAGGGGACGCAGGGGGGTTTGGCGGCGTTCAGTGGAACTGGGGGGCTCGGAGGTGGGCCTCAGTAGTcggtggggctggaggaggctcAGACGTCAGCATAAGGGGGGGCTGTTAAGGGGTCTAGGCTGCCTATGGGCGGTGGCTCCCGGCTCGTCTCCACGCGCGGTACCCACCTCCTTACTGTCCGCCACAGGCACCCACTTGAATATCCGGAGGGACGTGTCGCCCACCGTCACCCACTTCTTCTCCCTGCGGGACGCAACGCTGACGGGCCGGACCGGGCCTGGGGCACCGTGGCAACAAACTCCGCCACGCTCCGGTTGGCCCAGAGGACCGTCAGTTCAGCACTCCGCAGCACTCCTCCCGCCCCCCGCACTGTGATTGGCTGGACTAACCGCCCATCAGGGGCGCTTTCGTCCCCCGTCCCACTCCCATTGGCCATCACCCCCGCCCGCACCCGCTGGTTGGGCGCGCGCTCCCGGGTCGCACCCCGCGGCGGGGTGATTGGCTGCGCGCGGTAGGCGGGGCCCTCCCCCCCGCGGGCCCGCCCTCACCATCTGCGGACGCGCTCGATGGCTGCCATCACCTTCTTGATGTCATCCTTGGCGCGGCTGCGGGTCTCGGCCCGCACCGAGCGCCCCGACATGGCGCGCGCAGCACCGTAGCACCAGCCCCGCCGCACCCACCGCCGCACCCGGTCCCGCGCACGCGCCCTGCGCGGCCCGCCCGCGCGCTGCGCGTCATGCGTCACCACGCCCGACACGCCCCGGCTGCTGCGCCTGCACAGACGTACACAGCCCCgcccccccccgcccccccagCGTGCTCGGAAACGGCGCGCAGGCGAGGCGACGCCATCTTCCTTTGGGGCAAATCCCGCTCCGCGCTGTGAGATCACCCCGAGACCCCGGACCGGGGGACTGGGGCCATCCTAGGCCCGCTGCACCATTACAGCACTGCCCCGTCTTCTGCGGCAGAATCCCCACCCTTTAGCATCAAAGATTGAGCTTTGGCAACTCCCctggataaaaagaaataaccGAAAAACCTACCCCAGATCCACACAACTCCCATTTCTAAGCTCAGCAAAACTCGTAGGCACTGCCTTAGCGATCACTTCCATGGGATATTAATGATCCAAACCCGGGGGGAAAAGAACACAGCAGCATGACACTGGCAGAGTccgctgtccccagccctgtcccatccATCACAGGGAACACAAGGAAGGACCCAGGCACTgtttttttattactgctgtTTAAAAactaagtttttttaaaaaaaaacatccccaaaggcagagcacagcttCCTTCTGTTGTACGTGTAGCTCAGTGCTTCTTGCCATAGATGGCAGCCAACGCTTTGCGAGCACTGGagatctgctgctccagcctctcccgTGTGGCTTTGTTCCCAGTTTTTTTCAGCAGGGCCTCCATCTCCTCCACCACAGCACGGTGCCCGGCAGCGTTGTGGAAGACGCGGATCGTGCGGTCCCCACAGGACGCGACATAGCGGCCGGTGGTGTCAAAGACGAGGTCAATGATACGGTGGCTGTGCACACCAAGAAAAcgctcctcctcctcaccacGCCGCGTGTTGTACACCACAATGTCTGTGTTGCCCGCTACGGCGACTGTGCGGCCGTCAGGGGACAGGGCAATGCGGCATGGGTCCAGCACTGCACACTGCCCTGTCAGAAGCAGGTATGGGTCCTGCTGCTTCTTATACTCCACATCCGTGTCCCAGAACTTCCATGTGCCGTCCTTTGATACAGTCGCCATCCTGCAGCCAAGAGAGAGCACAGTGAATGCTGGTAAAAGGGGCAGCACCCTCTTCCCCTGCCCATGAACCAGGAATCCTCTCTGGAGAGAGATATCTTGGGAAGGGTGTGTCTGTACACATATACAGTCTGCATTCTCTATCCAAAGCAAAAAATCCTTCCcctggaccaggctgctccaagccccttccaacATAGGTATGGGGCAGCCACAtctcctctgggcaacctgtatcagggcctcaccaccctcacaacCAAGgctttcttcctaatatcccatctaacccaCTCTCTGTCAGCCTGAAACCATTCTCTGTTATCTTGAAACTGCAGGCCCTTGTAAACAGTTTCTCTCCCATCTTTCTTGCTACCTTCAGGCCATGGAAGGTCACAATTACATAacctgaagccttctcttttccaagctgagCAGTTCCAATTCTCTTAGCCTTTCCTCATAGCAtagctgctccatccctctgatcatcttggtgcCTCTTCTAGACTCACTCCAGTAGccccatgtccttcctgtgctgggaccccagagctggagatagctctgcaggtgaggtctcacctgagtggggcacaggggcagaattcccttctcccttgCCACTCACACTGTGGGATCAACCCAGCAGAGTTTCTGagctgggtcatgtccagctctcacccaccagcacccccaacCTGCTCTCAATCTGCTCATCCT
It encodes:
- the TBL2 gene encoding transducin beta-like protein 2 isoform X3, producing MRVYKMTKKDDGSFTFTATSGDFPKKHKAPVINIGIAETGKFIMTASSDTTILIWSPKGEVLASINTNQINNAYATVSPCGRFVASCGFTPDVKVWEVCFSKNGDFSEVTRAFELKGHTAGVQSFSFSNDSRRMATVSKDGTWKFWDTDVEYKKQQDPYLLLTGQCAVLDPCRIALSPDGRTVAVAGNTDIVVYNTRRGEEEERFLGVHSHRIIDLVFDTTGRYVASCGDRTIRVFHNAAGHRAVVEEMEALLKKTGNKATRERLEQQISSARKALAAIYGKKH